From a single Nothobranchius furzeri strain GRZ-AD chromosome 9, NfurGRZ-RIMD1, whole genome shotgun sequence genomic region:
- the LOC139071674 gene encoding cell surface A33 antigen-like isoform X2, translating to MMMAMEKRVLAVLFCVAWSYVASITVNIPDPVYNVTRGDDITIPCTFKSTITSPKQVIITWSAGKTVILAYYYPTRETDVTQMYKGRASLDLNFAAGKADLQLKSVSVQDNADYKCRIQIPHDYMGQPVDTAQLIVLVAPSPPICKIQGKAEYGENINLTCVSEEGFPAPTYTWHFRHNIPHSLDPGTTDNEGVLFLFNISATTSGYYNCTSSNSINSTTCILTLTVTQGKINPFASIPVGFTVKIVSSLIGLLLVITTIFCCWRKNEEGKRAICRGES from the exons ATGATGATGGCCATGGAGAAGAGGGTTTTGGCTGTCCTGTTCTGTGTGG CGTGGTCATATGTGGCCTCCATCACTGTTAACATCCCTGACCCTGTTTACAACGTGACCAGAGGTGATGACATCACAATTCCCTGCACATTTAAAAGCACCATAACTAGCCCAAAACAAGTCATCATCACATGGTCTGCTGGGAAG ACTGTCATTCTCGCCTACTATTATCCCACTAGAGAAACTGACGTCACACAAATGTACAAAGGCCGAGCATCTTTGGATCTGAACTTTGCTGCTGGGAAAGCTGACCTCCAGCTTAAATCCGTCTCAGTACAAGACAATGCAGATTATAAGTGTCGTATCCAAATTCCACATGATTACATGGGCCAACCTGTCGACACTGCACAATTGATTGTTCTGG TGGCTCCATCTCCACCCATCTGCAAGATCCAGGGAAAGGCAGAGTATGGTGAAAATATCAACCTCACCTGTGTGTCTGAGGAGGGATTCCCTGCTCCTACTTACACGTGGCATTTCCGGCACAACATCCCTCATAGTCTGGACCCTGGGACCACTGACA ATGAAGGCGTTCTGTTTTTGTTTAATATTTCTGCAACCACCTCAGGATACTACAACTGCACGTCCAGCAACTCGATCAACTCAACTACCTGCATTCTGACCCTTACAGTCACGCAAGGCAAGATAAATCCATTTG CCTCCATACCTGTTGGTTTTACAGTTAAAATTGTGTCCTCTTTGATTGGGCTCCTCCTAGTCATCACAACTATTTTTTGTTGTTGGAGAAAAAATGAAGAAGGAAAAAGAGCAATATGTAGAGGGGAATCTTGA
- the LOC139071674 gene encoding cell surface A33 antigen-like isoform X1 — protein MMMAMEKRVLAVLFCVAAWSYVASITVNIPDPVYNVTRGDDITIPCTFKSTITSPKQVIITWSAGKTVILAYYYPTRETDVTQMYKGRASLDLNFAAGKADLQLKSVSVQDNADYKCRIQIPHDYMGQPVDTAQLIVLVAPSPPICKIQGKAEYGENINLTCVSEEGFPAPTYTWHFRHNIPHSLDPGTTDNEGVLFLFNISATTSGYYNCTSSNSINSTTCILTLTVTQGKINPFASIPVGFTVKIVSSLIGLLLVITTIFCCWRKNEEGKRAICRGES, from the exons ATGATGATGGCCATGGAGAAGAGGGTTTTGGCTGTCCTGTTCTGTGTGG CAGCGTGGTCATATGTGGCCTCCATCACTGTTAACATCCCTGACCCTGTTTACAACGTGACCAGAGGTGATGACATCACAATTCCCTGCACATTTAAAAGCACCATAACTAGCCCAAAACAAGTCATCATCACATGGTCTGCTGGGAAG ACTGTCATTCTCGCCTACTATTATCCCACTAGAGAAACTGACGTCACACAAATGTACAAAGGCCGAGCATCTTTGGATCTGAACTTTGCTGCTGGGAAAGCTGACCTCCAGCTTAAATCCGTCTCAGTACAAGACAATGCAGATTATAAGTGTCGTATCCAAATTCCACATGATTACATGGGCCAACCTGTCGACACTGCACAATTGATTGTTCTGG TGGCTCCATCTCCACCCATCTGCAAGATCCAGGGAAAGGCAGAGTATGGTGAAAATATCAACCTCACCTGTGTGTCTGAGGAGGGATTCCCTGCTCCTACTTACACGTGGCATTTCCGGCACAACATCCCTCATAGTCTGGACCCTGGGACCACTGACA ATGAAGGCGTTCTGTTTTTGTTTAATATTTCTGCAACCACCTCAGGATACTACAACTGCACGTCCAGCAACTCGATCAACTCAACTACCTGCATTCTGACCCTTACAGTCACGCAAGGCAAGATAAATCCATTTG CCTCCATACCTGTTGGTTTTACAGTTAAAATTGTGTCCTCTTTGATTGGGCTCCTCCTAGTCATCACAACTATTTTTTGTTGTTGGAGAAAAAATGAAGAAGGAAAAAGAGCAATATGTAGAGGGGAATCTTGA